From Saprospiraceae bacterium, one genomic window encodes:
- a CDS encoding ATP-binding cassette domain-containing protein, whose product MKIKKTTPLLSLWDYLNLQQKELWSLYFFAGLAGLIQLSLPLGIQSIINLMIYNTLTTSIYILILLVLLGLGLGGYLQIRQLQIAETIQQRLFVRKASKFTDHIPQIELTSTDGSYLPELTNRFFETVNLQKGVFKLLLDVPLASVQLIVGILLLSLYHPVFLIIALILVAIVYLIIRLTSSKGLQTSLQECENKYKVAHWLQELSRNLITFKNYNETGFHREVADDFTTDYIKFRIRHFRILQTQYWSLVLFKVLLMAGFLIIGTTLLHNQEINIGQFVAAEIVLFIIINAIEKLILSVDLVFDVLTAVEKMNALLTKTKERTGGFIVPNDKAWSVEFENVSFSYNSTSPVLENISFKLDAGKKMLIYNQTSGAGSSTVLKLLAGTHQAQTGKIKVQSTIFAHIDLQVYRSKINFMIGRPELFSGSLFDNIVVGRSKIETDQIINLVHQLGFGDFINQFPNGLQTQIYTHGIKLPSHLIKKIILLRTLIVPGQLLLLDDPLSYLDQNEKTCLLLFLKKLDATVIITSQEEILPVEFDQKFVISSNDPKHLTA is encoded by the coding sequence ATGAAAATTAAGAAAACAACACCGCTTCTAAGCCTTTGGGACTATTTAAATCTGCAGCAAAAGGAGCTTTGGTCTTTGTATTTCTTCGCCGGCCTGGCTGGACTGATACAACTAAGTCTTCCCCTTGGTATTCAGTCCATTATAAATTTAATGATCTACAATACACTAACCACATCCATCTACATCTTGATCTTGTTGGTTCTCCTGGGACTTGGATTAGGTGGGTACTTGCAAATCAGGCAACTGCAAATAGCAGAAACAATTCAGCAGAGGCTGTTCGTGCGCAAAGCCAGCAAGTTTACAGATCACATCCCTCAAATCGAACTTACCAGTACCGATGGAAGCTATTTACCTGAATTGACAAACCGATTTTTTGAAACGGTAAACTTACAAAAAGGTGTTTTTAAATTGCTTTTGGATGTACCATTGGCCAGTGTTCAACTTATCGTAGGTATACTTCTGTTGTCTCTTTATCACCCGGTATTTTTAATCATTGCTCTAATTTTAGTGGCCATCGTCTACCTGATTATTCGTCTCACTTCCAGTAAAGGCCTTCAGACCAGTTTACAGGAATGTGAAAACAAATATAAAGTGGCGCATTGGTTACAAGAATTAAGCAGAAATCTGATCACATTTAAAAATTACAACGAAACCGGTTTTCACAGAGAGGTGGCGGACGATTTTACCACAGATTACATAAAGTTCAGAATAAGACATTTTAGGATTTTACAAACACAGTATTGGAGTCTGGTTCTTTTTAAGGTCTTGCTAATGGCAGGTTTTCTGATCATAGGCACCACTTTGCTACACAATCAGGAAATCAACATAGGCCAATTTGTTGCCGCTGAAATCGTCCTCTTTATTATCATCAATGCCATCGAAAAATTGATTCTTAGTGTGGATCTTGTATTTGATGTTTTGACAGCTGTTGAAAAAATGAATGCTTTGTTGACCAAAACAAAAGAGAGAACGGGCGGATTCATTGTACCAAATGACAAGGCATGGTCTGTTGAATTTGAAAATGTCAGCTTCAGTTATAATTCTACCTCACCTGTGTTGGAGAATATTTCATTTAAGCTGGATGCCGGAAAAAAAATGCTTATTTACAATCAAACATCCGGTGCGGGATCAAGTACCGTACTCAAACTTCTTGCGGGTACACATCAGGCCCAAACCGGAAAAATTAAAGTTCAATCCACTATTTTCGCTCACATTGATCTGCAAGTTTACCGTTCAAAAATTAACTTCATGATTGGCCGACCAGAGTTATTTTCTGGAAGCTTGTTTGACAATATTGTCGTGGGAAGAAGCAAAATTGAAACAGATCAGATCATAAACTTGGTGCATCAACTTGGATTTGGTGATTTTATAAATCAGTTTCCCAATGGATTGCAAACTCAAATTTACACCCATGGCATCAAATTGCCCTCACACTTAATCAAAAAAATAATTTTACTGAGAACTCTTATTGTTCCCGGCCAATTACTGCTTCTAGATGATCCACTCAGTTATTTAGATCAAAATGAAAAAACCTGCTTGCTACTCTTTTTAAAAAAATTGGATGCCACTGTAATCATCACCAGTCAGGAAGAAATACTTCCTGTAGAATTTGACCAGAAGTTTGTCATAAGCTCTAATGACCCTAAGCATTTAACAGCATGA
- a CDS encoding Gfo/Idh/MocA family oxidoreductase, whose amino-acid sequence MNRKLSLGLIGLGHLGKIHLQCILNSPEIDLVGCCDLQIESAREICRSAGVRFFENQEDLLAMVEAVDIVTPTTTHFQIATAALKAGKHCFIEKPVTENSGEAIQLEELSRKNQLKVQIGHVERYNPGYLAVRNSIRNPRFIEAHRLASFNPRGTDVSVVHDLMIHDLDLISVIAQSEPVDIRANGVHIVSPKADICNARIEFKNGLVANVTASRISMKQMRKIRIFQDDAYISLDLLTKEAQIISLLAEQQDQTIELDTYLGKRYVSLQSPEILPVNAIQEELKSFAKSVVMNLPTDVNLNDGIRALKLVEAITHQIEAKHEK is encoded by the coding sequence ATGAATCGCAAACTAAGTCTTGGGTTGATCGGACTGGGACATCTTGGCAAGATACATCTTCAGTGCATTCTCAACTCACCGGAAATTGATCTGGTGGGTTGTTGTGATTTGCAGATTGAATCAGCCAGGGAAATTTGTCGTTCTGCCGGCGTCCGTTTTTTTGAAAACCAAGAGGATCTTTTAGCGATGGTCGAAGCGGTCGATATTGTCACACCAACGACCACCCATTTTCAGATCGCCACCGCTGCTTTAAAAGCCGGCAAACATTGTTTCATCGAAAAACCGGTAACTGAAAATTCAGGGGAGGCCATCCAACTGGAGGAATTGTCAAGGAAGAATCAACTCAAAGTGCAGATTGGCCATGTGGAGCGATACAATCCAGGATACCTTGCGGTGCGGAATAGCATCCGGAATCCACGATTTATAGAAGCGCATCGTCTTGCCAGTTTTAATCCGCGCGGAACCGACGTGAGCGTCGTGCATGATCTGATGATCCACGATCTGGATCTCATCAGCGTTATTGCGCAATCGGAGCCCGTGGACATTCGCGCCAATGGCGTCCATATTGTATCTCCCAAGGCAGATATTTGCAATGCGAGAATTGAATTTAAAAATGGCTTGGTGGCCAATGTCACCGCCAGTCGGATTTCGATGAAGCAAATGCGCAAGATCCGAATTTTTCAGGACGACGCTTACATCAGCCTTGACTTACTGACCAAAGAGGCCCAGATCATCAGCTTACTGGCGGAACAACAGGACCAAACCATTGAGCTCGATACTTATCTTGGTAAGCGCTATGTGAGTTTGCAGTCACCGGAAATTCTACCGGTCAATGCCATTCAGGAAGAATTAAAATCTTTTGCCAAAAGCGTCGTTATGAATTTGCCGACTGACGTCAATCTCAACGATGGGATTCGGGCGTTGAAGTTGGTCGAAGCCATTACTCATCAGATCGAAGCAAAACATGAAAAATAA
- a CDS encoding M23 family metallopeptidase, with protein MRSEKYVYNPQTLQFEKVKLSRKSILLKVFTFTSGVVVAAFCFYFLTSQYFPSPREKALRKELTQLEYQFMVLKNQTERAQKVLNNIQNRDSRVYRIMFGMNPIDANVWEGGVGGHDPYAWTEQFRQSGNTLKEAFQVVDKLERQLYLQSCSMDELEKKAKAREDELASIPSVKPVRLDHLQRDVQHLSGYGIRLHPVHKVNKMHSGIDFTAPEGTSIQATGNGRVVKIESKKSGYGKSVTIDHGYGFKTLYAHMQQIKVRQGQKVKKGEVIGTIGNSGTSTGPHCHYEVHLYGKPVNPIHYCMDGLTPQEYQEMVEKAEMANQSFD; from the coding sequence ATGAGGTCTGAAAAATATGTTTACAATCCTCAAACCCTTCAGTTTGAGAAAGTTAAACTAAGCAGGAAGTCCATATTACTCAAGGTTTTCACTTTCACTTCAGGGGTGGTGGTGGCAGCATTTTGTTTTTACTTTTTGACCTCTCAGTATTTTCCTTCCCCCCGTGAAAAAGCCCTTCGCAAGGAGCTTACCCAACTGGAATACCAGTTTATGGTCTTAAAAAATCAAACCGAACGCGCACAAAAAGTCCTCAACAACATACAGAATCGAGATTCCAGGGTTTACCGCATCATGTTTGGCATGAATCCCATTGACGCCAATGTATGGGAAGGCGGCGTCGGAGGCCACGATCCTTATGCCTGGACAGAGCAGTTTCGCCAGTCAGGCAATACGCTAAAAGAAGCCTTTCAGGTGGTGGACAAATTGGAGCGACAGCTCTACCTGCAGTCCTGCTCGATGGATGAGCTGGAGAAGAAAGCCAAAGCCCGCGAAGACGAACTCGCCAGTATTCCAAGTGTAAAACCGGTCCGCCTGGATCATTTGCAGCGGGATGTGCAGCATCTGTCAGGATATGGCATACGTCTCCATCCGGTCCACAAAGTCAACAAGATGCACTCCGGCATTGATTTTACGGCGCCTGAGGGTACCTCCATTCAGGCTACTGGCAATGGCAGGGTCGTCAAGATCGAAAGTAAAAAATCAGGATACGGAAAGTCTGTGACCATTGACCACGGATACGGCTTTAAAACACTTTACGCCCACATGCAACAAATAAAGGTGCGTCAGGGACAAAAAGTCAAAAAAGGAGAAGTGATCGGTACCATTGGCAACTCCGGCACCTCCACCGGTCCTCATTGTCATTATGAAGTGCATCTCTACGGCAAGCCCGTAAACCCTATCCATTACTGTATGGACGGTCTGACCCCTCAGGAATACCAAGAGATGGTGGAAAAGGCCGAGATGGCCAACCAGTCATTTGACTGA
- the alaS gene encoding alanine--tRNA ligase encodes MESRKIRQLFLDFFEEKSHKIVPSAPIVVKDDPTLMFTNAGMNQFKDYFLGNKKPEITRIADTQKCLRVSGKHNDLEEVGADGYHHTMFEMLGNWSFGDYFKEEAIAMAWELLTKRYQLDASRIYITVFGGDESEGLEPDLEAVGYWKKWIPEDRILFFGKKDNFWEMGESGPCGPCSEIHIDLRSDEIRNKVPGAPLVNQGLPELMEIWNLVFIQYNRKADGSLEPLPAKHIDTGMGFERITMVLQNKTSSYDTDIFTGMIQFISEFSAIPYTGSYGAEAKTDMAMRVLADHIRAIVFTIGDGTIPSSTGSGYVIRRILRRAVRYYYSYLKIKEPFLFRLVPYLVQSMGDVFPEIQKQQELILKVIREEELSFLRTLEGGLKKLENLTSTHENISGQLAFELYDTFGFPFDLTSLIARENGLEVDEVEFRKYLSQQKERSRADAKKEFSDWNVIAEGQCRFVGYDTHEVEDTRLLRWRQIQLKGKTYYQLVIEQTPFYPEGGGQVGDRGILYFDGTPVEVIDTVKENDLVLHLTEVMPSQPGKPVKAVINGYRRALIEKNHTATHLLHAALRKKLGSHVTQKGSLVHEDYLRFDFSHFQKLSQQDLLDIEQLVNEKIREDIALAEARQIPIEEARKAGAMMLFGEKYGEQVRMISFDPAYSVELCGGCHVPSTGTLGYFKITSEGAVAAGIRRLEAVTAVKAEQYVQQQLTQLQEIKQLMNLPADPVKQLESILEENKSLQKQMAVLQEDAAGLVKKELMSASIQINNKVNLIVQKLALKDSKIIKNLCYQLAKEFEHCIVVFGFVENGKPQLMCMISQALVDHSKEYNASQWIRKFASHIQGGGGGQAFFATAGGKEVLGIEAALEEARSFITEVIEKNTP; translated from the coding sequence ATGGAGTCCCGGAAGATCCGCCAGTTGTTTTTGGATTTTTTTGAAGAAAAGTCTCATAAAATCGTCCCCTCAGCTCCCATCGTGGTCAAAGACGACCCCACTCTTATGTTTACCAATGCCGGGATGAACCAGTTTAAGGATTACTTCCTTGGCAATAAAAAACCGGAGATCACCAGGATTGCAGATACCCAGAAATGCCTGAGGGTGAGCGGAAAGCACAACGACCTCGAAGAGGTGGGCGCTGATGGTTACCATCATACCATGTTTGAAATGCTGGGCAATTGGTCTTTTGGCGACTATTTCAAAGAAGAAGCCATTGCCATGGCCTGGGAGCTGCTGACCAAAAGGTATCAATTGGATGCTTCAAGAATCTACATCACCGTATTCGGAGGTGATGAATCAGAGGGCTTGGAGCCAGATCTGGAGGCCGTCGGTTATTGGAAAAAATGGATTCCCGAAGACCGGATTCTTTTTTTTGGAAAAAAAGACAATTTTTGGGAAATGGGCGAGTCCGGACCCTGTGGTCCATGCTCTGAAATCCACATCGATCTTCGCAGCGACGAAATTCGAAACAAGGTGCCGGGTGCGCCATTGGTCAATCAGGGCCTCCCGGAACTGATGGAGATCTGGAATCTGGTGTTTATCCAATACAACCGCAAAGCAGATGGAAGTCTGGAGCCACTTCCTGCCAAGCACATCGATACGGGAATGGGTTTTGAAAGGATCACCATGGTGCTCCAGAACAAAACATCCTCTTATGACACGGATATTTTTACCGGGATGATTCAATTCATTTCAGAATTCAGTGCCATTCCCTATACAGGATCTTATGGCGCAGAAGCAAAGACAGATATGGCCATGCGTGTGCTGGCCGACCACATCCGCGCCATCGTTTTTACCATCGGAGACGGCACCATTCCTTCCAGTACGGGTTCAGGATATGTGATCCGAAGAATTCTTCGCAGGGCAGTTCGCTATTATTATTCTTATCTAAAAATCAAAGAACCATTTTTATTTCGTCTGGTACCCTATTTGGTTCAAAGCATGGGCGACGTTTTTCCTGAAATTCAAAAACAACAGGAACTCATTCTCAAAGTGATCCGGGAAGAGGAACTCTCTTTTTTGCGCACACTCGAAGGTGGTCTTAAAAAACTGGAAAACCTGACCTCGACCCATGAGAATATTTCAGGTCAGCTGGCTTTCGAACTCTACGACACATTTGGATTTCCCTTTGACCTTACCAGTCTTATAGCTAGGGAGAATGGACTAGAGGTGGATGAAGTTGAATTTAGAAAATATTTGAGTCAACAAAAGGAAAGGTCAAGGGCTGATGCAAAAAAAGAATTTTCAGACTGGAATGTGATCGCAGAAGGCCAATGTCGATTTGTCGGTTACGATACGCACGAAGTAGAGGATACCAGATTGCTAAGATGGAGACAGATACAACTCAAAGGAAAAACCTATTATCAGCTTGTGATTGAGCAAACGCCATTCTATCCGGAAGGTGGAGGACAGGTAGGCGACAGAGGAATTTTGTATTTCGACGGCACTCCGGTGGAAGTGATTGATACAGTAAAGGAAAATGATCTTGTTTTGCACTTGACAGAAGTAATGCCATCACAACCCGGCAAACCGGTGAAGGCTGTCATCAATGGTTATCGCCGTGCGCTTATTGAGAAAAACCATACTGCTACACACTTGCTTCACGCGGCCCTTCGCAAAAAACTAGGCAGTCACGTGACACAAAAGGGATCTCTGGTACACGAAGATTATCTGCGATTTGACTTTTCCCATTTTCAAAAACTAAGCCAACAGGATTTATTGGACATCGAGCAATTGGTCAACGAAAAAATCAGGGAAGACATCGCATTGGCTGAGGCTCGCCAAATCCCCATCGAAGAGGCTCGCAAAGCGGGTGCCATGATGCTTTTTGGTGAAAAATACGGTGAACAGGTTCGAATGATTAGTTTCGATCCCGCTTATTCGGTAGAGCTTTGCGGTGGATGTCATGTTCCCTCGACCGGCACCCTGGGTTATTTTAAAATAACCTCAGAAGGGGCCGTTGCAGCTGGAATCCGAAGGTTGGAGGCTGTCACAGCTGTCAAAGCAGAACAATACGTTCAACAGCAGTTGACGCAACTTCAGGAAATCAAACAGTTGATGAATCTTCCGGCTGATCCGGTCAAACAGCTCGAATCCATTCTGGAGGAAAACAAATCCCTGCAAAAGCAGATGGCTGTTCTCCAGGAAGACGCTGCCGGACTGGTGAAAAAAGAATTGATGTCTGCCTCCATCCAAATAAACAATAAGGTGAATTTAATTGTCCAAAAACTAGCCCTTAAAGACAGTAAGATCATCAAAAATTTGTGCTATCAACTGGCCAAAGAATTCGAACACTGCATTGTGGTTTTTGGATTTGTTGAAAACGGAAAGCCGCAATTGATGTGCATGATATCGCAGGCACTGGTGGACCATTCAAAGGAATACAACGCATCCCAATGGATCCGTAAATTTGCTTCTCACATCCAGGGTGGAGGAGGCGGGCAGGCCTTTTTTGCTACCGCGGGAGGAAAGGAAGTTTTGGGTATAGAGGCAGCACTTGAAGAGGCCAGATCGTTTATCACTGAGGTCATTGAAAAAAATACACCCTGA
- a CDS encoding sugar transferase yields the protein MKFGRWENIFYLLTEIFLVALVWNFFLQHLYEASYLSDKDQKNLILYRGMVIIPTLWFVTNLLTDQYKDVYRLSRWTVFSHTILLTLVLALMVFFWLLISVQPDFEERYLSPVIRFWFYLMGVMVVFRIGFLSFTSRRLKLGIVGFKTLIIGGDQRAVELFKDISSLKFSLGHRFAGYIHSNGGQGNELAQYLPQLGTLKNISEVIRNENIEEVIIAIESTEHQKLKNILDELFEFGKKLMIRTVPDTYDILLGTVKMGHLYGAVLMEIKQEIMPRWQIIVKRILDILISLLLLLVLSPVIIYVAIRTRLSSKGPVFYLQQRIGQNHMPFQIIKFRSMYINAEEDGPRLSSESDERITPWGQTMRKWRLDEIPQFVNVLKGDMSLVGPRPEREYFIKQIMERAPHYKHLLKVRPGITSWGQVKFGYASNIEEMIQRLKYDILYIENRSLGLDFKILFYTVLVLIQGKGK from the coding sequence ATGAAATTCGGTCGCTGGGAAAATATATTCTATTTGCTGACAGAAATTTTTCTAGTGGCATTGGTTTGGAATTTTTTCCTTCAGCATTTGTACGAAGCTTCTTACCTGAGCGATAAGGACCAAAAAAATCTAATTCTGTATAGAGGAATGGTCATTATCCCTACTTTATGGTTTGTGACCAATTTGCTGACCGATCAATACAAGGATGTGTACAGACTTTCGCGTTGGACTGTTTTTTCACATACGATCCTGCTCACCCTAGTTTTGGCCTTGATGGTATTTTTCTGGTTGTTGATCAGTGTGCAACCTGATTTTGAAGAACGCTATCTTTCTCCGGTTATCAGATTTTGGTTTTATTTGATGGGTGTGATGGTAGTTTTTAGAATTGGATTTTTGTCTTTTACCAGTCGACGTCTCAAGCTGGGAATTGTTGGATTTAAAACCCTGATCATCGGAGGCGATCAAAGAGCAGTGGAACTTTTCAAAGACATAAGTTCCCTGAAATTTAGTTTGGGGCATCGTTTTGCCGGATACATACACTCGAATGGAGGACAAGGCAATGAACTTGCTCAGTATCTTCCGCAGCTGGGAACTCTGAAAAATATTTCTGAGGTGATCAGAAATGAAAACATCGAAGAGGTGATTATCGCGATCGAATCTACTGAACATCAGAAACTCAAAAATATACTCGATGAACTTTTTGAGTTTGGGAAAAAATTAATGATACGGACAGTTCCTGATACCTATGACATCTTGTTGGGCACCGTCAAAATGGGACATTTATACGGCGCTGTTCTGATGGAGATCAAACAGGAAATCATGCCGCGCTGGCAAATCATCGTCAAAAGAATATTGGATATTTTGATCAGTCTTTTGCTTTTGTTGGTATTGTCGCCGGTGATCATTTATGTAGCGATCCGGACAAGGCTTTCGAGCAAGGGACCCGTGTTTTATCTACAGCAAAGAATTGGACAAAACCACATGCCCTTTCAAATCATCAAGTTCAGGTCCATGTACATCAATGCTGAGGAAGATGGCCCACGATTGTCCAGCGAATCCGATGAAAGGATTACCCCTTGGGGACAGACCATGCGCAAATGGAGATTGGATGAGATACCTCAGTTTGTCAACGTGCTCAAAGGGGACATGTCTTTGGTAGGTCCCAGACCAGAACGCGAATATTTTATCAAACAAATAATGGAGCGCGCGCCACATTACAAGCATCTGCTCAAAGTGCGACCCGGCATTACCTCCTGGGGACAGGTCAAGTTTGGTTATGCATCCAACATCGAAGAGATGATCCAACGCCTCAAATACGACATACTATACATCGAAAACCGATCGCTCGGACTGGATTTTAAAATTCTGTTTTATACTGTTCTGGTTTTGATCCAAGGGAAAGGGAAGTAG
- a CDS encoding TetR/AcrR family transcriptional regulator: MVSKLSINVTPGLYLKDPVSSVLGNQLVAKSVDLLYELGFEQFNFKKLSQAIPTTEASIYRYFESKYKILLYLLHWYWSYLEFCIRFDIPAHSAPEEQLREIIRILVGISEVETILTPFDLYKLNTMVIRESSKVYLIKEVEDFNREKHYKPYKDLILAIAEKIQLLNPQFRFPKSLATTIVETAHDQQYFSLWLKGLTDVGDENGEHYVVSFLENLVFSALRNGKGE, encoded by the coding sequence GTGGTCTCCAAGCTTTCAATAAATGTGACACCGGGACTTTATCTGAAAGATCCTGTCAGTTCTGTGTTGGGAAACCAACTGGTCGCCAAATCGGTGGATTTATTGTATGAGTTGGGTTTTGAGCAATTTAACTTCAAGAAACTTTCCCAGGCTATACCTACTACAGAAGCGAGTATTTACAGGTATTTCGAAAGTAAATACAAGATTTTATTGTACCTTTTACATTGGTACTGGTCTTATTTGGAATTTTGTATTCGGTTCGACATTCCCGCCCACTCCGCACCGGAGGAGCAGCTGCGCGAAATCATTCGAATTCTGGTTGGGATTTCTGAGGTAGAGACCATTTTAACACCCTTTGATTTGTACAAATTGAACACCATGGTCATTCGGGAGAGCAGTAAGGTGTATCTTATCAAAGAAGTGGAAGACTTTAATAGAGAAAAACACTATAAACCCTATAAAGACTTGATCCTGGCCATTGCAGAAAAAATCCAGTTATTAAATCCACAATTCCGGTTTCCAAAAAGTCTGGCTACCACTATCGTCGAGACGGCGCATGACCAGCAATACTTTAGCTTATGGCTAAAGGGTCTTACTGATGTAGGAGATGAAAACGGAGAACATTACGTAGTCTCCTTTTTAGAAAACTTGGTTTTTTCTGCGCTCAGGAATGGTAAGGGCGAATAG
- a CDS encoding SPOR domain-containing protein: MKSIIYPLICAISVMVSAFAEAQGTVLDEAKKHIEARQYLLAISLINAELENNPNNINNLQLLARTWELEGDVPEARSAYERLVQQSAAEPDHYFEFADFLRRNLQLEEAKIWFLKYAEFNPTVGKYFAKTCDDAAVELAKSRGKAGEDQAQLSAESEISAEMEKTGVVTYQPVILQQEKAGQLTQKSAELAPVSAQSLAIEENSTLMDATKEPPVATHQSDQQATKTYYIQIAALSQYNPQVAERMKKYSRYGDVYRFETSEGTHKIRIGSFKKLNDALEVLNKMKKAGIKEAFVVTDIPDEKRTHLIVKNTGEMQGQMDANVQEEGKYKIRVGEFKAPEWVDPSPLKDIGTIEHWTRSGWTILILGSFKTVYDANLALDKVKSRGYKEAYLVVEEDGKLYKY, translated from the coding sequence ATGAAATCAATCATTTACCCGCTGATCTGCGCGATCAGCGTAATGGTTTCGGCTTTTGCGGAGGCCCAGGGCACGGTGCTGGATGAGGCCAAAAAACACATTGAAGCCAGGCAGTACCTCCTTGCCATTTCCCTAATCAATGCCGAACTAGAAAATAATCCAAACAATATCAACAACTTACAATTACTTGCCAGAACTTGGGAATTGGAAGGTGATGTCCCGGAGGCCAGATCTGCCTACGAAAGATTGGTCCAGCAGTCTGCTGCTGAACCAGATCACTATTTTGAATTTGCAGATTTTCTGCGCAGAAACTTACAGCTGGAAGAAGCCAAAATTTGGTTTTTAAAATATGCAGAATTCAACCCTACGGTAGGGAAGTATTTTGCCAAGACCTGTGATGATGCTGCTGTGGAGCTCGCCAAAAGCAGGGGAAAAGCAGGAGAAGATCAGGCTCAATTAAGCGCAGAATCTGAAATAAGCGCTGAAATGGAAAAAACGGGTGTCGTAACTTATCAGCCCGTCATCCTTCAGCAGGAAAAGGCCGGACAATTGACCCAGAAGTCAGCAGAACTGGCTCCAGTAAGTGCGCAATCCCTGGCTATCGAGGAGAATTCAACCTTAATGGATGCCACCAAGGAACCCCCGGTCGCCACCCATCAAAGTGACCAGCAGGCTACCAAAACCTACTATATCCAAATCGCTGCTTTGTCTCAATACAATCCACAGGTGGCAGAGCGAATGAAAAAGTATTCCAGATATGGAGATGTCTATCGGTTTGAAACTTCAGAAGGCACCCACAAAATCCGGATAGGGAGCTTTAAGAAATTGAATGATGCCCTGGAAGTACTTAATAAAATGAAGAAGGCAGGCATTAAAGAAGCCTTTGTGGTTACGGATATTCCCGACGAAAAAAGAACCCATCTCATCGTCAAGAATACCGGGGAAATGCAAGGACAGATGGACGCCAATGTGCAGGAAGAAGGAAAATACAAGATCAGGGTAGGAGAATTCAAGGCACCGGAATGGGTCGATCCAAGCCCATTAAAAGACATAGGCACAATCGAGCATTGGACCCGCTCAGGATGGACCATCCTCATTCTTGGTTCATTCAAGACAGTATATGATGCCAATCTGGCCCTGGATAAGGTCAAGAGCCGCGGATACAAGGAGGCCTATCTGGTGGTAGAAGAAGATGGCAAGCTTTACAAGTACTAA
- a CDS encoding pyruvate dehydrogenase complex E1 component subunit beta, with translation MARLITLRDALREGMSEEMRKDPNVFLMGEEVAEYNGAYKVSKGMLEEFGPKRVIDTPIAELGFAGIGVGAAMNGLRPIVEFMTWNFAVLAFDQIVNNAAKTLSQSAGEFRCPIVFRGPSGAAGQLAQQHSQSFESWMANTPGLKVISIIDPYDAKGLIKSAIVDDDPVCFMESELMYGLQGEVPEEEYYVPIGVAAIRRMGKDVTIVSYNKMMEVVKQAAVELEKEGIDAEVIDLRTIRPLDIQTIVKSIQKTNRLVVVDESWPFGSISSEIAYQVQKYAFDYLDAPVTRVNAADVSLGYAPTMVQEYMPNPEKVIKAVKAVMYR, from the coding sequence ATGGCAAGATTAATTACATTGAGGGATGCACTGAGGGAAGGTATGTCGGAAGAAATGAGAAAAGATCCGAATGTCTTCCTGATGGGAGAAGAGGTGGCAGAATACAATGGTGCTTACAAAGTGAGCAAGGGCATGCTCGAAGAGTTTGGCCCGAAGAGGGTGATTGACACTCCTATCGCAGAGCTTGGATTTGCCGGTATCGGGGTAGGTGCTGCCATGAACGGTTTGAGACCCATTGTTGAGTTTATGACCTGGAATTTTGCGGTCCTGGCCTTTGATCAAATCGTCAACAATGCCGCTAAAACGCTTTCTCAGTCTGCCGGTGAATTCCGCTGTCCCATCGTTTTTAGAGGCCCTTCCGGAGCCGCTGGACAACTGGCACAGCAACACAGCCAGTCCTTCGAATCCTGGATGGCCAATACGCCGGGGCTGAAGGTCATTTCCATCATAGATCCCTACGATGCCAAAGGTCTTATCAAATCAGCCATTGTCGACGATGATCCGGTCTGCTTTATGGAATCAGAATTGATGTATGGTCTCCAGGGTGAAGTACCGGAAGAAGAATATTACGTACCCATTGGTGTCGCCGCCATCCGTCGCATGGGCAAAGACGTCACCATTGTATCCTACAATAAAATGATGGAGGTGGTCAAACAAGCTGCTGTTGAATTGGAAAAAGAGGGCATCGACGCAGAGGTAATCGATCTCAGAACGATTCGTCCATTGGATATCCAAACCATCGTGAAGTCCATTCAAAAAACCAACCGACTGGTGGTCGTGGACGAATCCTGGCCCTTTGGATCCATCTCCTCAGAAATTGCATACCAGGTGCAGAAATATGCTTTTGACTATTTGGATGCTCCGGTTACAAGAGTCAATGCGGCAGATGTTTCCTTAGGGTATGCACCTACGATGGTGCAGGAATACATGCCCAATCCAGAGAAAGTAATCAAAGCCGTGAAAGCGGTGATGTATCGGTAA